From the Carya illinoinensis cultivar Pawnee chromosome 4, C.illinoinensisPawnee_v1, whole genome shotgun sequence genome, one window contains:
- the LOC122306291 gene encoding proline-rich receptor-like protein kinase PERK9, with amino-acid sequence MCYVGKATKIFIFVVTVLVILGLILGFGLLRHPLQKTHKCSGDSCRSVSSSPLPMPNPISGPPTPPIPNPSPDPSSSSQPSPPNPNPSPPPPDYNPPPSPPPPTLAGPPFNQPSPALVTPGPVNG; translated from the coding sequence ATGTGTTACGTGGGTAAAGCCACGAAGATCTTCATCTTCGTAGTCACGGTGTTGGTGATTCTGGGTCTTATCTTGGGATTTGGGCTTCTCCGCCACCCGCTCCAGAAGACCCACAAATGCTCCGGCGACTCCTGCCGTTCAGTTTCTTCTTCTCCACTTCCCATGCCCAATCCTATATCCGGTCCACCTACGCCACCCATCCCAAATCCAAGCCCTGATCCCAGTAGCTCCAGCCAGCCCAGCCCACCCAATCCTAACCCAAGCCCGCCCCCGCCTGACTATAACCCACCTCCGTCACCGCCGCCTCCAACATTGGCGGGTCCGCCTTTCAATCAGCCAAGTCCTGCACTGGTGACTCCTGGCCCTGTGAATGGTTAg